One Anguilla rostrata isolate EN2019 chromosome 15, ASM1855537v3, whole genome shotgun sequence genomic window, CCGTGAGGACCCATCGGGTGTCCAGGATAATGCCTCCACATGTATACAACCCATTATGCTCCAGCATCGCctgaagacagagacagaaacagagagcgaTGGACTGGcactatatatatgtgtatatatatacaattacTGATATATATTTGGAGAGTATCttaattataatgaaataacatttgaaatgtaatagAAAGCAGGTTTGCATATGTTGACATgcagttattattttaatgatgcTGCACATACCTTAGCTGGTCTGGGAGTGTGTATATAAAGTATGATATAGGTATAatgtgtatataatgtgtgGGTTCAGTGCGGACATGTGCAGTACCTGCCATGGGCACTCGCCCTTGGGGCACACATCACCTTTCACAATCCTGGGGTTGAAGCTCCCCACCACTCTGCCGCATGGGAAagggactgggggggaggggggacgaagggaggggagagacaaTTAGACACGAGCACAAAACACTGTTGAGAGACACTTCACTTGGAGAGGCACTTCCTCTCTGCGCAAACCTTACAGCGCTGTGCCTACGCTCTcgacagacctgggtcaaatacgtatttgtttaggattcaaacacttttctacgctttactgatcttgtctggtgtattggaaccatggaaatactctcaaaaagtgctaAATTACCCCAGGAAAGAtaaatagagcacagaaaattatttgaatccaaaacaaatacgtatttgacccaggcctggctcgcaggcctgtctgtctgatggGGGTCGGGATTCGGGCGTGGCAGGGGCGCGGGTGGGGTGCAGACCTGCTGGCAGGCAGGTGGAGTTGTCTTCAGCCAGGCGGTAGCCGGGGGCACAGCTGCACTGGAGCAGCGAGCCGGGCCCCTCATTGCAGAAGTGTTCACACCCTCCGTTGTTGTACAGGCAGCTGAGGGAGCTCGGGTCTGCTGCGGGCACGGAACAGGAAAAGACAATCGGACAGAAAGATAACGGGTCATCGAGAGAAGCCGCGACGAGGAATTCCAATCACACTCATCTCCCGATCCACCTGCTACCGGCCACAGTTAGTGCCTGAGGATAAGTCAGACTCAGTGTTTGACAAAAGAAGCGACAGGCTCAGTCATACTACAGCCGGCCTGTTGCTTCTTTTGTCAAACACTGAGTCTGACTTATACTCAGACTTATGTACCTGCCTGACAGGTATAGGTGAAATTACCTGTGCCACAGTCCTTTCCCTCGAACCCAGAGGGACAGATGCAGGTGTAGGAGTTCACATGGTCCAGACAGGTGGCTCCATTCTGGCAGGGACTGGGACTGCAGGCATCCTCCTCTCCAGAGTGAAATGGATCagaactcataaacacacagatagtACGCAGAACTCCAGCCGATTCAACGACCAGAGGACGGAACAGAAAACACTCGCGGGAGAAGCGGTAGAAAAAGGATGTCAAAAGTCCAGATACAGAAGAGTCACACAAAGAAGGACTCAGTATTACACAGgagataaatttaaaacatacCTGTGTAACTCTTCCAGAAATCATTCtgcaaaacaaggcaaaatGTTGAAGCCATTGTGAATTTACGATAATTTCACCCCGCTAAATTCATTAGTTAATAGGTATTTGatcagtaatgtaatgtagttctTTTTCCTGGGCTGAAGGAGCTTTTTGGACACTTGGGGTTCAGGTTGTGCAGATTTTGTAAGggatacacaaaaacaaaaatattcctgTATTATTGAGTTAGTCCTCAGAGACTGAGAATAGCTTAGTGTAATACTTCCACATTTCACTCTCAGACACTCTGAGCGTTTATATAAAATACTACATTATCAGGGACTCTATATGTCCGTCACTGATACATTCATTATCAGGGATGTATTTGTATCACACTCAACAGAACATTCTCAGAgctctgcagtatttttaacTCAGTGCTCACCAAGTTTTCGGGAACAGTGAAGATCTCTTGTGCCTCCTCGTAGGAACACTTCTCCTCCAAACACTCTCTTTCCAGGTCCGGCAGCTTCAGTTCCTCGAAGAGGGAGTTGGCGCGCCGCGTTCTGTGTGTCAGCACACCGCTTGCCTCTGGTCTCCTCAGGAACACGGTCGCTGAATTCAACCgttggagggggaaaaaatcagtcTTGGAAAACCATAGACTCGCCAGTCAATCATTGTTTTGTGAGATGAAGGCTGTTCCATGCGTGTGATTTCCAAAAAAACTGAAGATTTCTTACAAAGGTGAGCACTCCTGTCTTGAACTTCTCTTGCTGTCCTGGTTATATCCAGTTTGTTCTCTTCTTTCAAGACAGTAGTGCACATCTTTGTAAGTTTCTTGGCAATCTCATGCATGGAACAGCCTTCATCTCACATAAGAATAATTGACTGAGGAGTTTCTAGAGAAAGCTGTTTCTTTTTGGCAAATTTTTAAACGAAAATTGAATTTTCAAAATGCCATTGTATTAGATACTCTAGCAACTGAAAAgtaagctatttttttttagcttaattAAACAACACAGTTGTTTTTAGCTGCACTTAATATAATAGGTGCTTTCCCTAGTACCAAATTAGGGCATTAGCATCAATACTTAAGGATGAGGtaacacagtgtgcagtgtaatggctGCTGAAAATTGGGCTTTGTAATCATATGTAAAGATTGAATTAAAATACAgttatttaaaacagtaaaagtaATCTGCAACATTATCCGTGTCAAGGCTGTATTCTTTGGTAAGTTTAATGCTACCTTGGTGAATAAAAGTAGACATTTATTTCTAAAACGTAAAAATTTCTGTGATTTCAAACTTTTGAACAgtaatgtatatataataataataatattattaatatataaaataataataaaaattcatttttggctgtgaataaataaataaatttacaaataaattggTGTCTAAGTGACACCAATTTAAGTGACctctctatgtatatatatatgtatatatatgatgTACTGCTATTTCCTTGGTCTTTTTTTCAACATTAAGACTAACCTTGTAATTATAAACCTACCTAAGGGTAGGGAAAGAGAAACTCTGTGTTCGAGTAGCTTCCTTTTTAGACCTCATCAGGAGCTCCTGTTTGGCATGTCCCAGTGGGTCAATGTGTCAGACTAATTCCCGGGGTTTTTTATAATGGCGACGAAAAGGCTCTTACCTCCGTGAGTTCCAAGGCTGACCGAGATCCAGCAGAGAAACAGTAGCAGGTAGCGGAGCGTCGCTCTCTGTGCCTTGGACTCCATTGCTGTCATTGCAGGGCTTCTGGAGGATGGCTCAGGACCACGATCAAAGTCCAAATGTCGCTGACTCAGAGCCCGGGACTGTTCTCACACCAcatcctcacacaaacacatgccatGTACATATGTGCCTcctcactcacctgcacacacacacacacacacacacgccatgtagacacacacatatacgtaTCATCACACCgtgtagacacacacattcacacatgcctTGATCCCCCAGTCCCCCATGAaaacacatatactgtacatttttggcAGTTGGGATTGTCCAGTGATAAGTGTAAGATCAGAATGTTTGAGAGTTTCTAATGTAAGATGCTCAACCACTATTTGTCAGTgagcaaatatttttgaataattatgaataaacacggatttcatttttacagaataTTTCATGGACGTGATCCACCAAATGCAAAATGGTCTTCCTCGGGAGATGTACTACACatgcactgtgagtgtgtttgcgcaCTTGTGTGAGTGTtcatggtgtgtatgtgttcgtgCGTTACCCAACAGAGCGTATGGGCTGCTCACAAGCCACACAGCCGTAAAGCGAACAAGTTCTCTGGACAGCGTGCCATGCAGCGAAAACTTATTTGTGTGCGATCTTTCCACCTTCGTACTCAACCAATAAAACGCAACTGTGGTTATCACGTGCCACCACTGAAGCGGTcatatgatcacaaaaaatataaacagcaaGAGAAATCACGTGAAGCGCCAAACGTTTTGAAGGACGCCAGTGAGCAAAATGGCACTGACAGCAGCACTAGCTTTGGTATTTGCGGCGATCCTCGCCGTGCCATGCGACTTTTACAAAATTCCTCCCCACGAAGAGGTTGCCAGAGTAGCAAGATTCGTCGTCAACCAGTGCGACTGGGCATCAATGGCTACCATATCCACCCGTGATCCGGTGAAAGGACTGCCGTTCTCCAACGCGTTTTCCGTCAGCGATGGCCCAGTGGGTTACGGAACTGGTGTGCCCTACATGTATCTCACCCACTTGGAGATCTCGGTGCAGGATCTGCAGGTATCCAAACACGTCGTCGTGTTCACGTCGAGACTCTTCAGCTAACTGGCTCTGAGAAGAGATGGTTCTTCCCTAGCATACGAAATGTGTGGCTAGCTGTTAATGTTGGTGTTGTATAGCCCACTGATGATTTTCGAGGACAAGTCATGCATAAGCCCTAACGGTGAAAGCTAAGCCTTTCTGTGCGTTTGAACCGAACATCTAAAGCCAACGATAGTGCGTATGGCTATTTGTACGGTTTATTACTCCGGGTAGACTAAATTATATAAAATCGATGGGTAAAACTGTGTTCCCACAGAATTAcctaaaaatggaaatatatttgttgTAAATATCGAAGATGTGCAAAAACCACAGTAGATAGGACTGACATTTCAAGTTCGTAACGTATGTAAAGACGTCTAGTTTGAGTGGTGCGCATCTTGCCTGTATGACATTGATAAGAACGCAGCTGCTGTGTCATAATGACTCCGCTCATTCTGGGAGATGACGCGGCATCTTTGCCTGTGCGGACAGCCAGCCTTCATAATACTTGAgtcatgcattcattttataatgTGCTGGCGAGCTCTTTCACAACATGTACAGTAAACTCAAATGAAAGTTGCATAACAGCTTTTCTTGACAGTGGCATTTAGCCTAACTGTTTATGATGTGTGTGCAAGTTTCAAAACGTCTTAAGGCTGCAAACAGCAGTTCTCCTTTCTATAAACTCCAGGCCAATAAACAGCTGCCTGGAGTAGTACATCATAAAGGAGTGATGTACTACTGGCAGCATGGCTGTAACATATTAACGCTTCAAAGAGTAGGTTGTGTggaatgttttagtttttttttcttcgaaaatttaagtctgtgttctagaactctgttgcttcaAGTAGCGATTatcacatcagcattagaatgttcagttgagaacattctgatTGAATATTTGCGATCTAACCCCTTGAAGTGTTCATtatgtgcaggtgtatgtgtttctgatgttatgagtctgtgtgtatttccCCTCAGGTGAATCCCCAGGCCTCTCTGTCCATGTCTCTGGCTCAGACAGACTTCTGTAAGACCCAGGGGTATGACCCCCAGAGTCCTCTGTGCGCCCACGTGATCTTCACCGGAACAGTGTTAGAGGTAAGAGGGCGCACTGAACCGCTTCTGTAAATTgcccagctgaataaatggattgtatgcaaAGAATGTACACTGTGTAAGTCCGTCCTCTTCATGTATTGTGAGAGTACGCTGTCCAGTATCCGCTGTGTCAAAACATTGCACACTCAATGCTTTCTGTCCTCATTGTGTCCAAGTCTGCCCCTTGCTCtctgtggaaaatgtttttattttttatctaagCTCTTTTGGTGAAACTATATTCTCTTTCCTTACACCACAAATCCAGCACTACCCCACCCCCGTCATTGTAAAGCTAGTAGGTCTTCAGAAACCTAAAATttgtttacatgtttatttgGATCCCCATGAAAAATCTGTCAGCGCACACAAATACTATGTGGGCCAGTCAAAAACATACCCTGTGTTTGGGGATTCCTGTTGTTCAGGTGTGGTCTGTAGTGGGCTGGTGCAGGTGTGCATGGTGGAAGGACGGTCCATGTAGGGTCTACTGAGGTGCTGCGTGGGTGTTTTTGTGTTCAGGAGTGGACTGTGGTGGTGTGCTGTTCAGGTGTCCGTGTTCAGTGGTGCTGGTGTTCATGCCTGGGTCATTTTGGTGGTGTTCAGGTAAATGGGACGGAAGCAGATGTTGCAAAGAAGTCGCTGTTCGGTCGACACCCGGAGATGGTGGACTGGCCCGCGGACCACGACTGGTTTTTCGCTAAATTGAACATCACTCAGGTGTGGGTCCTAGACTACTTTGGTGGAGCAAAAACCGTCACCCCGGAGGACTACTTCAATGCCACACCCTACAAGAGCTTCCGCTGTAAGTTAAATTTGTGTTCATAATAGTTTAGCTCCTGTGAGCTGATCAAAACCTTAGTAAGACCCATTAGGTCTTCAATTATGAACcataattcattattatattcattGTGTATGTCCATTATGAACATATGAAATCAAGCTTTGAAATGGGTAGCTTCAGAGgattaaaaagctttttattttcaggatgGCCACGTGTCAAGGACAAGAAACTGTGGAGCAGAGGCTCATTGCTCATTCTTCATTGCTCTCGGCTTCAGGCGAGTTTGGCCAGGTTTGGCCTGGTTTGACCTTGTTTGGCCTGGTTTCCTGCTCTGATTTCCTGGGCCGTGATCCTCGTTTTCACCTAAGAGTGCTATTACATACAAGTAAATGATATGTGAGAAAGTATATTATTTCTCTTAAAAAATGCCTAAGTAAGTCATTTTTAATCATGGTAATTATGAAGAACTGCTTAAATTAATAATAAGGGGTAATTGTTAATTCAGTTTTAGTGTAAGTGTTTGATTGgcccattaattttttttcattgcacaTTAATATTGCCTGGGTCAGTCTAAACGTACACTAAAAAGGAAATATCAAAGAACAACTGCTGCAGCCACCAATAGCAGCGTGGCATACTGACCACAAGAGGGAGCTCTTTGTCCATTGTACACAGAAAGctggaaaacattttgtgtgaGGATGTCTTGAATTTACTTTTTCAGttatagatttttgttttataacagCCAGGACTGAATGTACATTTATCATGCATAGACTGTTTCTAAAAAtgagacatatttttttattggtttaataCCTGTTTTGATATGATAATATAGAGAAATTACCCTGTCTAGATTTTATAATGGAATTTTCTCAGGGTACTGATCAgttatacatttaaattgtaataaaaccCGAATAAATGTATCAATCAATGTGATTTAATAAAGTACTGAGTTTCTACTTTGTACTATGCAATTACAGTTTGTTGGTAGTGAAATGTGTGTAGGAGGTACATCATGCATCATACTGTAGTGACCTGGTTGTCTGTGCTGATGTGGTGGTAACGTTATGATTCGATTAAGTGTTTCATTTTGTCTAAGACAGGTTTATGGTAGCTCTGTGGTTTGCAGTTCCTGTAGGGTTCTGAGCACAGATCCCACCTGCGGGCCGCGCGATTAGCGCAGGTGCAAGCGTTGATTAACgcagagacagacggacactCCAGCCTTTGAAATGCGTTGACAGAAGCTGTTTGATACTGCGACCCCGAAGGGAAGTTACTTTCAGCCAACGGATGTTCACGTGAGGTGACAGTACAGCGTCGGGTGCAGGTCACAGATAGCAAAACTTCTGAAAAAACTGGCCTCATTTACAGACACGTACTTATCTGTCTGCCCAAACTAGGATTATCTTCAATGTAAGTTCCTTATCTTTACAGTTAGAAGAGCACAACTGTAATTCTACCACAACAGCACAATAGACACAGTTCGTTGAAAATGCAGGCTATCCGAGAGTAGAATTATAGGTTCACATCAGAAATGTTTGTCAAAAAGTAGTTAAGCATGGGAATGTTATTTGTTGTGTCATTTTTccatacaagaaaaaaaaaaattttaaacgtAGAGGTCGTTCAAAACCTGACTGGAGACTTGATAGATCGAAAGCCTGGCGTCTCAAGACCAGACTCTTTCTTGTGATGGtaacaattatttaaaacgGCAGTCACTACAGAAAACAGGTGAGTTTAACTGGCTTTCTCGTGACCGAATGGTGTGTCATGGCGCATGCAAGGCCTGCAAGCACAACACAGCGGCTAAATATCCTAAATGATATTACGTCATAAGCACATAAAATACGTGAAGCTGAACAGTTATTTCACATTCCCGCATGTAGCAAAAACACCTTCAACAGCAACCAAATAAGCAGGGAAAAAATTCAGCAATGGGAGACTTCCGCCGTCACCCAAATCATTTCGGAGAGCAGTGGATATTCATGGACACCAAAGAAACGCAGTCATATTTGCACCGTGTACGATAACTGTGGCTAATTACAAATGACCTCACCCCTAATTGCCTAAAATTATTCCAACTCAACAATTGAAAAAACGTCCCAGATGCTTGTGTCATTTTTGGTAAAATGTACTTCAGTATGACCAAATAACTATTTTAAGAATACCAGTGTTCCTACACACAGATAGGCTACTTGTCtacaatgtaaaaacacacGGAAATCTtagaaaaatatacagtaaaatgtttagtcTCGTATGTAGGCATACTCTGTTAGCGATAAgacgttttactgtgtattgATTCCTTATTCATTGACGCTTTATTTCTGCGTTTATACACAGAACATGTAGCCTAATTATTTCCATATGTGTAGGCCAATGCCACAGATAAGTGAACTGTACtttcaggctgttttttttttatgttcagcGAAATAGTATAGAATGCTACCGGTTTTCCTTTGTTCATTTGGTACAATATAAGACCATatgaacatttaattaattacatgttAAAGTGTTTTGtgggttaaaaaacaaaaaaaactaggtTTACGTTTGTAGTTTTTCCTTATCAGATTTCACGCATCCTGTAATTTGAGTACGATGTGCTGAATGAGATGTGTACTCGGGAGTTTATAAGTAAATTACTCAATTCTTGGTTTTGCCCATAAAATGTTGCGATCATCGTACTGCTGTTGACTGAACTGTGAAAAGGGTGCAGCTTTTCAGAAATTCAGCGGTATCATAGCGCGCTAAGTTTTCGGAACTAGGCTTCTAATACTACTATTActtccattttattattattattattattattattattattattattattattattattattaatttagtaGGGTTGTTCATTAGTACACacattattttactttcttttactTGTGAGGTACCTGCAGGGGGACATTTAAGGCCTATATGATAAAATTAGCGACTCGAAATTTGTctaaatatagcctactttttaTAGTACAAATGACGCGACATTTTAACTGCAAGGTGGGTTCGCAAACGTTTGATGACCTTCAAGGTGCCACTGTTTCCGTCCACATTCATGCAGCACCGAATCCACTGATGATAACCGATTGTAGGCTACCTATATACACTAGAATCCGCAACATGAAGTGTAACTGTATCGGACGACGGACGGAGTAATATAAATCAGTGCGAATTACGACTATGGTTATATATTTTAGATTAGTCAAGTTTGATCCATTATGAAACAAACTTCTAGGGTTacacagacatttatttatccAGAGTGGCGTACGGAAGTAGAGAAATacaattaataatcaataagtgtaacgcaaacaaacaataaaataaaatggattacaataaaaaaaagttagttCTCCGAGTGTAGACCTATATCTCATGTAGCCTACCACATAATAAACTGAATATTCCCATGTGACAACATCACTCCCTCTTGAAAATTAAAGAGATGTCTGGAAagcacatatttaaaatttcatacataaacacatctatctgtgttttacattttcttaaagATACTCCAGGTATTTCGTAATAGGGGCTACTGTGTCGACACTTATTTAATTGCTAAATTACTCAAACATTAATGAACTATTAATTAATATCACATTCAGATAAAGCGACAATTTATCTTGGATATTTACCCAGAAAGTAGATAAGACAGGCAGATTTAAAATCCAGATTTATGTACCTTTTGACCTTTAGAAGCAATGAATTAATTGACCTCAGCTTGAATTTAAACCAATATTATACTGAATGCAAATTTCGGCGCATCTTTCATACTTGCCGGTACTAGTTTGAAGGCCTACCCGACAGTCAAACTCTTCCTTGGTTGTTGATCCTTTACTTTTTAGTTTCCAATAGAGAGTGCTACATCTGTTTTCAATTTTCGGCAAAGTGCATGCTTTCTGATTTTATATCTCAGTTCACACTCGAGAAACAATCTTAATCGCGCGCTGTAGGCTACGGGCTCGTTTTTTTGAAGCGAATTAGAACACATTTTATCTCAACAATAAATAAGAAAGGTAAGCATGTTCTGCGAGCTAGGGTAGCCGAGAAAGGGGCCCATTGATCTATTTTATTTCTGCAAGTGGCCCTTTGTATGCAAATGCACGCTTGACACAGTATTGTGAGATTAAAAGGCCTTGTTCTGGCTTTTGATCTTCATCTTTTGTATTGCGACAGAACCCTAAACTGTattagtgtgcagtgtgcgCTGGCTAGACATGCATGTATACTATTGTTCCTTATAACAGTGCTTCCCAAGCTGTGTCCTGACACGGCCGGGAGTCCGTGGGTCCCctttaaagaatattttgttcatatttcagTATgtcataaattaatatttctaaaccaattacattgtaattaattacaaatatagTGTGTATGGCGTACAGTACCTTACAGAACCACTGATCCTGTGATTTTTATACATACCTGATACTACACTACACCCCATTTCAGACATGCTTTCATGCACAAGTGTGTTTAGCAGCTACTTCCCCGCAGCCTGGAGTGGGTGGGGTATCATTTTttgtaaactaaaataacatctatatctaaaatataatttttttaataattaattttgtataattaatttttgtcattttaatttattatatatgaCTGCCTTGAATGACTGAGTTAATGACTTatgttttttgtactttttgcaTGTGTAGCTATTCATTAACTATCCAGCATCATAAAAttagaaaacaatgatttctgaaacatttcagatGATAAATGGCTATAATAGCGGAATGAAAAAAGCGAGTGTTACATATGAATAGGCAGAAACTACCTCACCTTTAATAGTGCCGAATGTGGCAGTGGAGTGGGAGAATGTGAACACGGCATATTTTATATTGGCGGTCGAACGATGAACACATACTTGTGTCATTGTGACAGCAGGAATGATGGAAATGGTTGTAGTTGTGTTTTCAGTACAATCCATGGCTtatgtatatttcttttttaaatggtctTGAGTTATAGGCTGCATGTatacacagagacaggaaagaAGGGGGCCTCTTTTGCTCTCTGTATGTCAACACCACTATTAACTTGTAATGCTCAGACATCGACACCTTGCACAAGCTGCGGCCAatactccacccccccccccccaatgttccCCTAACCACCTCTGGCACCCGACCCCccacaggacccccccccccctccccccccaccatgtcAGATTTCAAGAAAGTGGGCCATGCGTTAGAGCCCAGTTAGCAGGTGGAGCGGTAGAGTGaagccacttcctgtcagcaGACTTTGACTTTGATGGAGAGACGAGTCagagctgtctctctctctctctctcgctctctcgctgaGCAGCCTCTGTGGGAGCCTGTCACTCACAAAAACAGTCtaaagaaaaggagaagaagCGAGCGAGGGCGATGGATCTCCGGTGGACCGGCCTTCTGGTGGTCCTGGCCATGGCGGTACCGTCTGCAGGTAACAGCCCGACCCATGCACTACCTGCATAACACTGCATTCAGCACACATGTAGCCCAGGAGAACAGAACACTTTATGGCTCAAACTCGTTCATATTTCATACGTTGGCTCATTAATGCATTGAGTGAGAAACTTACAGGAGGAGACGAGTTTCTTTTCCAAGGTGTAAGTTGATGTGTGTAGTGAAAACTTGGTGGAAATTGACAGAAAATTGTCAAGACCAGGTGCCATTTTTATCTTCACTTAAAAGGTTGTCTaagtccccccccacccgacaATCGCGGCAGGAGATTGTGTAGGGGAGGGCAACCTaacatgaaccccccccccctccccccatatcAGCTTCTCAGATTTTTACTCCTGTTACATGCATGGACTTTTGCTGCAGTTCGCCAATTTGGGGCAGGCCTGTCAGCGTTTTTACTGCTTCACTCTGTATAGACTGAAAAACTCTAGACGTGCACCATATGTCAGAGTAACCAGGTCTGTAGGAACGGTCGGGACCAGAGTACTGCACTGCCCTATGCAGCCTACGGTACCTTCCGGGTGTCAGAGGCCCCACAGGTTCACGCGCTGGGGCTGTAACTGACTCTTTTCCCCTCTTTATCTGTATCACGTCTAGTGCATTTTTAGACGAGCTGAGTGGAGAAACCGTTTCCTTTCCGTTGCTGTCACTTGCTTAGGAAAAATACCACCTGTTTCCCAAGAATATTTAGCGTattgtctttgtattttttgttgttttttttttaaattatagggCCTTGCGTTCATAAAGCATTCACTTCATCAGAACTCAGGGTCACCTTCTTACGATAagggcaaataaaaaaatgagaaaaattgcAATGCTTACTGAAGAtgtaaagaaatatttaaatatatcgCGATGGACATGTTTACCTATGGTACTCCGGAAACTTGAGTCTCTGCTAACCTTGCAACTTGGTTAAAttacaacacaaaaacattagGATCGTGCAACAGAGTCATCGTTCATGTATTGTCATTGTTGCAATTTGGGAAACTCGAATGAGAATTTTTCTGTAaatcatgttttatatattaaaatgcaatgtttaaTCATGTTATAATCTGACGCGTAGCTGCTCAGCGTCCATGTCTGCACGGCATTGCGAAATGTTTCCAATTCATGAAAATGCTATGCATCTACTGAAACCGTTTAA contains:
- the LOC135240505 gene encoding coagulation factor VII-like isoform X1, with translation MTAMESKAQRATLRYLLLFLCWISVSLGTHGATVFLRRPEASGVLTHRTRRANSLFEELKLPDLERECLEEKCSYEEAQEIFTVPENLNDFWKSYTEEDACSPSPCQNGATCLDHVNSYTCICPSGFEGKDCGTADPSSLSCLYNNGGCEHFCNEGPGSLLQCSCAPGYRLAEDNSTCLPAVPFPCGRVVGSFNPRIVKGDVCPKGECPWQAMLEHNGLYTCGGIILDTRWVLTAAHCVWRTRATDLRVTLGEHIRLMDEGTEQVKKVARFFVHPSYNLSSADGDLALLQLDSAMVPGPFALPACLPPRGGDFARSALAAVRSSTVSGWGKLAQSGPESLILQRLEVPRVPLQECRAQISLTITDNMLCAGFLGGVQDSCQGDSGGPLVTRYRNTWFLTGVVSWGKGCAQSGFYGIYTRVSSYLPWIHATMAGV
- the LOC135240505 gene encoding coagulation factor VII-like isoform X2, whose translation is MTAMESKAQRATLRYLLLFLCWISVSLGTHGATVFLRRPEASGVLTHRTRRANSLFEELKLPDLERECLEEKCSYEEAQEIFTVPENLNDFWKSYTEEDACSPSPCQNGATCLDHVNSYTCICPSGFEGKDCGTDPSSLSCLYNNGGCEHFCNEGPGSLLQCSCAPGYRLAEDNSTCLPAVPFPCGRVVGSFNPRIVKGDVCPKGECPWQAMLEHNGLYTCGGIILDTRWVLTAAHCVWRTRATDLRVTLGEHIRLMDEGTEQVKKVARFFVHPSYNLSSADGDLALLQLDSAMVPGPFALPACLPPRGGDFARSALAAVRSSTVSGWGKLAQSGPESLILQRLEVPRVPLQECRAQISLTITDNMLCAGFLGGVQDSCQGDSGGPLVTRYRNTWFLTGVVSWGKGCAQSGFYGIYTRVSSYLPWIHATMAGV
- the creg1 gene encoding protein CREG1, with amino-acid sequence MALTAALALVFAAILAVPCDFYKIPPHEEVARVARFVVNQCDWASMATISTRDPVKGLPFSNAFSVSDGPVGYGTGVPYMYLTHLEISVQDLQVNPQASLSMSLAQTDFCKTQGYDPQSPLCAHVIFTGTVLEVNGTEADVAKKSLFGRHPEMVDWPADHDWFFAKLNITQVWVLDYFGGAKTVTPEDYFNATPYKSFR